TCTAAGCTTGTGAGAGGCTTCCACCGCGCCTGAAGCGTATCGACAGAAAGGTGGGCTTCACAGTCCCACTCAATACAATACCCCTTTGTGAATGTGCTCGAATGTGTTTAGATCTTTCAACGGAGCGAACGCTTTCTGCTTCCAGATAGGGTGTGATGTCAAACAGACCGGCTTTTCCATCACCAGCTTTGATAGAGAGTAGGTGATGGTCTTTTGGAATAACTGCTGTAATTTTCACTGCAGGTAGAGCACCCTTGCATATTCCCCTGCTTTGGATCTCATTTCCACACCATAAAACGATTTCCCTAAACCCTTGCTTCTTCCCGGACCGAAGCCACCGAACAAACTTTGATTTTCCCCGTTCTACCTGGGCGAGTTCATACCCTTGCTGAAGCGCTAACCAGCTTTGCGCTGTTCCGCCAAAAGCCTTTTCCAAGCGCACGGCCATCTCCGGTGAAACGCCGGCCTGCCCATTGATAA
The Nitrospiraceae bacterium DNA segment above includes these coding regions:
- a CDS encoding HigA family addiction module antidote protein, whose protein sequence is MGLHNPPHPGRSIKRDCLEFLGLTVTDGAKILGITRHMLSRIINGQAGVSPEMAVRLEKAFGGTAQSWLALQQGYELAQVERGKSKFVRWLRSGKKQGFREIVLWCGNEIQSRGICKGALPAVKITAVIPKDHHLLSIKAGDGKAGLFDITPYLEAESVRSVERSKHIRAHSQRGIVLSGTVKPTFLSIRFRRGGSLSQA